AAATCTGAAGGGGGTCTCCAGGGTCGTGCCTCAGGCCACTCTGGATTACGTGGAGAACCTTCGTCAACTGCGCCCCGATTTTGTGGTGCACGGTTCCGACTGGAGGGAGGGCGTGCAGAGCGAGACGCGCTCCCGGGTTGTGGAGGTGTTGAAGGAGTGGGGCGGCAGGCTTGTCGAGCCGGAATACACATCCGGTATCTCCTCGACGCAGTTGAACAAGGCCATTCGGGAGGTGGGCACGACTCCCGACATTCGGCGCGGGAGGTTGAAGCAGCTTCTGGACAAGAAGGGGTTCGTCAGGGTCTTGGAGGCTCACAGTGGCCTCAGCGCCCTGATCGTCGAAAACTCGGCCGTCAGGTCGGAGGATGGTCGAACGGTGGAGTTCGACGCGATGTGGCTGAGCAGCCTGACGGATTCCACAGCCAAGGGGAAGCCGGACATCGAGTGCGTGGACCTGACCAATCGTCTGCATACGGTGAACGACATCCTCGAGGTCACCACCAAGCCCATCGTCTACGATGGGGACAGCGGCGGGAACGTCGATCAGTTTCGCTTTACCGTCAGGACCCTGGAACGTTTGGGGGTCTCCATGGTCATTATCGAGGATAAAAAGGGGCGCAAACGGAACTCCCTGTATGCGGCGGACAATTTGCAGCCGCAGGAGGAGATCGAGGTCATGTGCGAAAAAATAGCCGTGGGAAAAAGGGCTCGGGTTACCGGGGATTTTATGATCGCCGCCCGCTGTGAGAGCCTCATCCTGGGACACGGACAGGAGGAAGCCCTGCGCCGGGTCGGGGCCTATGTGGAAGCGGGGGCGGATGCCGTCTTGATCCACAGCAAGTCGCAATCTCCGGACGAGGTGTTTGCCTTCTGCGAACGTTATCGAGAGTCTCGGGAGCTTTCCCTCGTCCCGTTGATCGTGGTGCCGAGCACCTATGCCCAGGTGACGGAGAGGGAGCTCAGGGACAGGGGAATCCGCATGGTGATCTATGCGAATCAGCTGCTGCGCAGCGAGTACCCCGCCATGCTGAGGGTCGCGGAGAGCATTTTGAAACACGGGCGTGCCCGGGAGGCCGATGAGATGATCATGCCCATCCGAGATATCCTCGAGTTGGTTTGAGGATAAAGCCCCATGTTGGATCCAGGAATCTTTTTAAACAAGCTCCGTGCCCTGGGCGTTGAGTTCTTTACGGGTGTTCCAGATTCCCTGCTGAAAAATTTCTGTGCGGAGCTGGCGGCGCTTCCCGGCCACGTGCGGGTGACGGCCGCCAACGAGGGGGGCGCCGTCGCCTTGGCCGCCGGGCATTATCTCGGAACGGGGGCGCCTGCCCTGGTCTATATGCAGAATTCCGGTCAGGGCAATGCCTTCAATCCCTTGGTATCCCTCGCGGCCCCCGAGGTCTATGGCATTCCGATGCTCCTGCTTGTAGGGTGGCGGGGGCAGCCCGGGGGGAAGGACGAACCGCAGCATGTCAAACAGGGGATCATTACCCGCCGGATTTTTGAGGGGATGGATATTCCCTGCGAAATCCTCTCGGAGGACTGGAGCGAGGCCGAGGGACAGTTGGCGCGAATC
Above is a window of uncultured Fretibacterium sp. DNA encoding:
- the aepX gene encoding phosphoenolpyruvate mutase; its protein translation is MPERKPLVYVAMSADIIHPGHLNIIHTAARYGEVVVGVLTDEAIASYKRLPYMTFEQRSAVVENLKGVSRVVPQATLDYVENLRQLRPDFVVHGSDWREGVQSETRSRVVEVLKEWGGRLVEPEYTSGISSTQLNKAIREVGTTPDIRRGRLKQLLDKKGFVRVLEAHSGLSALIVENSAVRSEDGRTVEFDAMWLSSLTDSTAKGKPDIECVDLTNRLHTVNDILEVTTKPIVYDGDSGGNVDQFRFTVRTLERLGVSMVIIEDKKGRKRNSLYAADNLQPQEEIEVMCEKIAVGKRARVTGDFMIAARCESLILGHGQEEALRRVGAYVEAGADAVLIHSKSQSPDEVFAFCERYRESRELSLVPLIVVPSTYAQVTERELRDRGIRMVIYANQLLRSEYPAMLRVAESILKHGRAREADEMIMPIRDILELV